In the genome of Magnetospirillum sp. WYHS-4, the window CCCTCGCTAGTTACCTCGAAGATGGCGTCGGCAAGGCGCAGCCGATCCTCGACCGCTTTTTCCTGGGTGATATCCTCCACCACCCAGACGGCGTCGGCGCTTCCGGCCCCGCCGGGAACGGGAGTTCCCGACATGCGGGCCCAGAACGGAGAGCCGTCCTTGCGGCGCATGGACCGCTCGCTGACGCAGCTCTGCCCCGTGGCGAAGGCCGCGTCGGCATGGGCGTCCAACGCCAGAGCCTCTTCCGGAGACAGCGACAGGGAGGAAAAACCGAGGGAGGTCAATTCCCCGGCGGCGAAACCGAAGATGCCTTCCATCTTGCGGTTCGCCCACACGACCAGCCCGGCCTTGACGTGGACGATTCCCACCCCAGCCGTCTGCAAGACGATATCCTGTTCGCTCGGCGCCACGTCGGAAGGCATGTTCTTGGCGGGCACGCCGGATTCCTCGGCCATACCGGGTTTCACGAGTTGTCGAGTCCAATCCGGAGGCCCGCGCCGCGCGGGATTCCACACGAACACGAACCCATCCGATCCAGGGGCACTGTAATACCGTCGGCACGGCGAAAACAATCTAATTCCAGAGCGCCACAGTGCCCGGAACTCGAAGCGCACCAATGTATTGCCCCGCCTCTCTGGAACACGGCAAGGTATTGATAAGACAAGCCGCCAAGCAGGCCGGAGTCGCGGGACGGGCCTTGCGGGCCATCAGCCCTTCTTGAACCCGGCCGGCGTGGGGAATTTGCTCTTCAGTTCAACCCATCCCGGGACGTTGGCAGGCTTGGAAGGACGCGCCAGGGCCTTGGCGGCATCCGCCAGCTTGTCGATGCGCGACTGGGTGCCGGGATGGGTGGAAAACAGCGACGTGGTCTCGCTGCTGTTGTCCGGATAGAGCGTCTTCAAGGTCTTGAAGAAATCCCCAGCCCGCTGCGGGTCCATGCCGGTCTTCTGGAAGACGCCCAGGATATGGTTATCGGCCTCGAACTCATTGGCACGCGAATAGCCGGTGAGCACCATGGTGTAGAGCGGCCCCTCAAGGGCGCTCAACACCTCCGCCCCCAGGGGGGCGGCCGAACCCATCCAGCTTGCCACGAGTTGCTTTCCCGCCCCGCCGATGGTGGTCAGGAACGCCTGGTTGCGCATCTGCTTGGCGCTGTGACTGAGTTCGGCATGGCCGATCTCGTGGGCGATCACCGAGCCCAACTCGGCCGGATCGTCTGCGTAACGCACCAATTCCGAATTGACTGCGATCTTGCCCCCCGGCAGGGCCCAGGCGTTGACTTGCTTGTTGTCGACCAGGGTGATTTCCCAGGGTAGATTCTTGCGGTCGCTGGTGGAGATGAAGGGTTCGGCGAACTTGCGCAACGCTTCCTGGGCATTACGATCCGAATAGGCGCCGCCGGACTTCGTCAGATAGCCGGGGTAGTAGCTCTGCCCCATCTTGATTTCGTCCTCCTCCTTGATGGAGAGGGCGCCCATCAACTGAGCGGCCCCGCCCACCACGTCGCCCAGACTGAGCTGGGCCACGGCCGGTGCGGCGGCCAACAGCCCCGACGCTCCCAGGCCAAGAACGAAGCCGCGGCGATGCAACATGGTCATGAGAACCCCTCTCGAAGGATTAGTAGCGGGTGCCGGCGGCCTTGGCCAGGACGCGGACGTTGTCGTCCATCGGCAGGACGTAGTCGTGGGCGGCCAAAACCCGTCCGTCGGAAGCCTGAAGAATCTTGAGGTTGACGTAGATGCTGTCACGGGCCGGCGTGTAGGTACCGGCGACCACCGCCTGCGCCCCAGCGGTCTGGCCGATACGGCGGGCATCGCGGGACAGCACGAACTGCCCTTCCCCTTCGCGGACCAGGAAACCGTCGCGGAGCTTGATCTCGGTGACCGTATAGCCAGCGTTGGCGATGCGCGAGGCGATCTGCTCGGCGATCAGGCGGCCCAGCGGCGTGGACTCCTCTAGATGGTTGATATCGGACAGGGTGGCGACCAGCACCGGCTGGGCGGGATCGAGGCGAGCCTGCATGGTCTGCACCAGTTGGTCCGCGGCCGCGTAGCTGGCGAGGATGACCGGATCGCCGGCCAGTCTTTGACGTTCCTTGGTCGTGAGCACCGGTTCCCCGGCACAGCCGGCGGCCAGAAGAAGGACGGCCAGGAGGCCCGTCGGGCGAAGGCGGAACATCGGGCGTCTCCTCAGGGCGCGTTGATCGAGAACTCGCGGATCGGCAAAGGCTGGGCCGGTGCCCCCGCCAACGCCACTCCCAGGGGGCCGGCCGGTGCACTGCCCGCGTACTGGAAGGCTTCCTTGCGGTCGATGTAGTACATGGCCTCGTTGCGCGACAGGATATCGCCTCCCTTCAGGAGGGTCACGGTGATCAGTATCTCGTCGTTGGCCCCATAGCCGAAGGCCCCCGCGTTGGCCAGCTCCAGCGCCGTCC includes:
- a CDS encoding M48 family metallopeptidase; the encoded protein is MTMLHRRGFVLGLGASGLLAAAPAVAQLSLGDVVGGAAQLMGALSIKEEDEIKMGQSYYPGYLTKSGGAYSDRNAQEALRKFAEPFISTSDRKNLPWEITLVDNKQVNAWALPGGKIAVNSELVRYADDPAELGSVIAHEIGHAELSHSAKQMRNQAFLTTIGGAGKQLVASWMGSAAPLGAEVLSALEGPLYTMVLTGYSRANEFEADNHILGVFQKTGMDPQRAGDFFKTLKTLYPDNSSETTSLFSTHPGTQSRIDKLADAAKALARPSKPANVPGWVELKSKFPTPAGFKKG
- a CDS encoding FlgO family outer membrane protein — its product is MFRLRPTGLLAVLLLAAGCAGEPVLTTKERQRLAGDPVILASYAAADQLVQTMQARLDPAQPVLVATLSDINHLEESTPLGRLIAEQIASRIANAGYTVTEIKLRDGFLVREGEGQFVLSRDARRIGQTAGAQAVVAGTYTPARDSIYVNLKILQASDGRVLAAHDYVLPMDDNVRVLAKAAGTRY